The following nucleotide sequence is from Hevea brasiliensis isolate MT/VB/25A 57/8 chromosome 7, ASM3005281v1, whole genome shotgun sequence.
AGCATCCATTCTTTTACAGCTATAAATACCAGTCCTTTCTTTGCACTGCAGCCTCTCTTTCTCTATCAAAAAGCACTCAGTGGCAGCTGCGTTCACTTTTCTCCATTTTCACTTCTTCAAAGCGTACGCAAAGAAGCCTCAGACCTCAAACTTCAGCTTCTTTTTCCCACTCCAGAGACTGTAAACCCTGCAGATTTTTTCGCTGCCACAATGGTCGACGTCGACCGGAGAATGACCGGTCTCAATCCGGCTCATATAGCCGGCCTACGCCGTCTCTCTGCCCGAGCCGCCACTCCCTCAACCGCTACTTCACTTCCTGTCCGTAATGGTCTAGTCTCTTTCTCTTCTCTGGCGGATAAAGTTACAACTCATTTGCGTAACTCCGGTATCCAAGTCCAGCCGGGTCTTTCTGACGCTGAGTTCGCGCGAGCTGAGGCAGAGTTTGGCTTCGCTTTCCCTCCCGATCTTCGCGCCGTACTCTCCGCTGGTTTGCCCGTTGGTCCTGGCTTCCCAGACTGGCGTTCCGCTGGTGCTCGCCTCCATTTACGTGCCTCGCTCGATCTTCCTATCGCTGCTATCTCGTTTCAAATCGCACGCAACACTCTCTGGTCCAAGTCATGGGGCCCGAGACCATCCGACCCGGAAAAGGCATTAAGGGTGGCGAGAAATGCGCTGAAGAGAGCTCCGCTTTTGATTCCCATTTTCAACCATTGTTACATTCCTTGTCACCCTTCTTTAGCTGGTAACCCCATCTTTTTCGTCGATGAGAATCAGATCTTCTGTTGCGGTTTGGATCTATCTGATTTTTTCGACCGAGAGTCCCTCTTCCGGAGCTCCGAGTCGGACCCTATACTTCTAAAGACGCAAAGATCCGTTAGCGAGAAGTCGGCTGGGTCTTCCATAAATTATTTGCGTCGAAGCTTGGATACGGATACAGCAAATGGAGCGAGAACCCCTAGATGGGTCGAGTTCTGGAGCGACGCAGCCGTGGACCGCCGGAGGCGAAACTCGGCATCTTCCTCCTCAGAGTCATCTTCTTCGGAGCAGTTTTTCGATATACCGAGATCGGAGATGCCAAAATGGGTGGAGAAGTACATAGAGCAAATCGGTTCGGTTTTGAGAGAGGGAGGTTGGAGCGAAACTGACATAGCTGAGATTGTACACGTGTCAGCATCTGGTTTCTTTGAAGGGGAGATGGTTTTGTTGGACAATCAAGCAGTCCTGGACGCTCTGCTGTTGAAAGTGGATCGGTTCTCCGATTCGCTCCGGAAATCTGGGTGGAGCTCCGAAGAAGTTTCAGACGCGTTAGGGTTTGATTTTCGACCGGAAAAGGAAAGGAAACCCGCTAAGAAATTGTCACCTGAGCTGCTTGAGAAGATTGGGAAATTAGCTGAGTCAGTTTCCCGGTCATAAAGTCAgcatcgattttttttttttttttttatagcaaGGCCTCGTTGTCGGGGtggttttctttttttcttttttaagagTGAAAATTGAAAATACATGGGGAAACGCGTTGTACAATGAACCAAAGCTTAAAAGGACTAAAAGACAAATTTTCATCTAATATAAATTTTatcttatataaaaataaaatgaatttattaaactttaaataaaatatttatattaaaatttaaaatatgtaaactcttatataaatagttaatttaaataaaattaaattctttaaaaattatttaaattgttttcaaaaaaaaaattataataataaaagagTTCAAATTACTAGATTGgtataaataatttaatgagGCTTTTGTCCTTTTTTTATTATGTTGTGGTGCGTATTAAGTTATAATTATGGTT
It contains:
- the LOC110673664 gene encoding uncharacterized protein LOC110673664; this translates as MRVQPTTCQNLTRSIHSFTAINTSPFFALQPLFLYQKALSGSCVHFSPFSLLQSVRKEASDLKLQLLFPTPETVNPADFFAATMVDVDRRMTGLNPAHIAGLRRLSARAATPSTATSLPVRNGLVSFSSLADKVTTHLRNSGIQVQPGLSDAEFARAEAEFGFAFPPDLRAVLSAGLPVGPGFPDWRSAGARLHLRASLDLPIAAISFQIARNTLWSKSWGPRPSDPEKALRVARNALKRAPLLIPIFNHCYIPCHPSLAGNPIFFVDENQIFCCGLDLSDFFDRESLFRSSESDPILLKTQRSVSEKSAGSSINYLRRSLDTDTANGARTPRWVEFWSDAAVDRRRRNSASSSSESSSSEQFFDIPRSEMPKWVEKYIEQIGSVLREGGWSETDIAEIVHVSASGFFEGEMVLLDNQAVLDALLLKVDRFSDSLRKSGWSSEEVSDALGFDFRPEKERKPAKKLSPELLEKIGKLAESVSRS